Within Malus domestica chromosome 04, GDT2T_hap1, the genomic segment AGACAAAATCCCATCACCTTTTAAGCctctaaataaaattcaaatttcagaTTGCCAAGTACATAAATAAGTAACCTACTGTAACCAAATATTTATAAATATGCCATAACATCTTAATTATGATAATGATTTTAATTATCCACCATAATTATGGCAAATAAATGCCTCCTATTTAACATTTATGAAAGTAGGTTAAAAGTAACTTACCTTCATAAATATTAAATAGGAGGCCAAAATATTCTCTTACTCACTTCAAAATATTATATTCACTTATcagtgagagattttaggttcaatttttgtcaaagacGAAtatgaaccatattattgctagcccattatgagactAAGTCCACCCCTTTCCGTTAGCGTAAGTAATATAgtttgttacaaaaaaaaaaaactactactCTATAAATAAGGACAATACTTAGTGAGTACCCAAATTACTGACCTATGCACGTAATTGCATGAAAAAGACACGTCATTTAAAACTTTCTGAaaatttggccaaacacctattacaaaatattgtgtaaaaaatataaGATGATAGAGAATTCATGAAGAGTCCCACTTTTGAAAGTTTCTCAAAGTGAGACTCTGAGCTTTCTGTCATATCATAGTTTAACGTAATTTTGTACTAGTGTTATAAATCATCGTGCCAAAGATATGAGATGGCAGAAAAGTCTCATTTTTAAGAGTTttcttaacatttctctttaTCTTGATAATCAAACATTCTCAATTTTCGACAAATCGTATAACCAAACAATAACTTTCTTCCCCACCAGAACCCACTACCAGACCGTCCAATCTCAAGAAGAGTATCCAAAAGGAACCCACCTCACCCGTCAAAAACGAACCATTtcaattaggggtgggttcggtacggttaccgtaccaaaacccttgtaccaattaccgtaccaaattttcggtttggtaaaatctattaccattaccataccaaactttcggtataccgaagttcggtattgccaaatgttcggttggcatggtatggcaatggtaattgccactttgttttgggataaaatttgttttggcttttttaatccaattcaagggaaaaactttttattgtacctttatctcatactttgtagcctaaattcatctattattcatcattcacaattcacacacacaataattcaaatgatgcatcaagattcatgatgaaaattaagcttacaatccaaatagaagctacgaaccaaaacaaatagaagtttcCCCCATGCTAAAGATCTTCTCTATCCCCCATTGGTTCAAACACACTTCTAGAACTTTCCCAATGTTTTCTCCCTTATGACCCGTGATCTTTATGAAGTTTATGATCCGTTTGTGCAACTTTCATTCACTATCCATGAAGTGAGCGGTAACTACCATGTAGTTAATGTTTTGTACCGATGTCCAAGTATCGGTTGTGATACTTACCCTTTGATTATGCATTGCTTCAAATAACTTAGACTTCTCCAACACATATAAATTCCACACACTGGCGGCAATCTTCTTCCTATTTGGAATCTTGAACCGAGGTTGAGCCTCTTTcatcatatcaaattattagaatattataaatatgtgttatataattatatattatataatttataatttatatattatattatatgttcGGTACGGTAaggtaataccgtggtaatgatatccattaccaataccgtaccatgaaattttggtacggtacaataccgtaccattaccgattggcacaaaaaatttggcacaaaatcggtatggcacggttggtaattcggttggcacggcaatttggcaaaaaaatccaccacTAATTTCAATTTCCACAAAACTCAGTTTCACGAGTCCAAAAATATATGGGTTCCTTCTGATAAACCAAGTCCGACTCCAATCGCTGAAGAACAATCACTCCAATATGGACTCGCCTAATACTGAAAATTAATCCAAGCCTAAGTCCTGTTCTGATTGTATATTATGTTTTCTGTATTCTTCTTCCACACGGATTGCTTTTATGCTATTCCTACAAATATTAATGCTCAGTGCCTCGGTCATTGTTGAGTTGAACGAGGCACTAAGCATTAATAGTTCACCCTATAGCATTCTCCCTGTGAAGAGACTATGAAGAACAAACATTCCAACCCATCCCATAACTTTATTCAATTATCTTTCACCTTCTTCATAGGGAGAATACTATGGTGTTTGAATGAAAATGCATGAACATATCAAGTAATGGAGATCTTTGACGTGTTTCACCTTCGAAAATGGTAATAATTGCCCATACGTTTCGCTTATTCATTAAGTTTCACcgaaatatacaacaaatatcaacaacaaagccttatcccattAAATTTCACCGAAATATAcaacagaaggaaaaaaaaacatgaatcaAGTACTTATTCTTACTATTTCATTCCCCCAATACATACGAAATACAGCAGAAAGAATTTTATTTCCTACTTTCTACACGAAAGCTAAGTCATGCCTGGCTATAGAAACAACATCATGAAATAAAATCTGAAATACTAAAACATAAAAGGGAAATAGGAAAAGATAAAAGAACAAACATCTCCACAAACAATTAGATCCCCTGCAGATTTTGAGATGGCAAAGGCGGGTCAACTCCGTTTTGTTGCCTGGAGGCCAGGATTTGATTTGAAGAAACTCCGGCCAAATTGGGCGTCTGGATGTGTTTTCGGTACTAATCAGAAGCCCATTTGGAAACAAAGAACGCTGATGGAAGCCGAATAACTGATCATGATTGCATCTGATGGGGTGGGATGCCCACATGGCTTGCTAGCTCTTCATTCATTTTCACCGGAAGTGGAGGCATCTGCTTCATTACGTCTGGCATGTCATTCAAGCTGTAGAGAGATTTGAAAAATAGGTTTAtgaatatatacacacaaatGTAACAATTCAACACGTATCAAAGTTCATCGTTTTAACAGAAAATCAGATCACTTGAGGCATTTTCTTCACTATCACAGCACATATAAAGTCAGCACTCATGGCCGATAATCAGACagaacaataatttttttagaaTAGAAAGCTGTGAAGGTAAAAGCAATGATGTCAGATTATGCACTACAGAACTCATGCACTTGAAGAACCCTACAATCAAGGTGAGTTTGGTACATGCAGACTGCCCAAGGCCAATATGATGTAGATCCATGGAGACAAGTACCTATCCTGCCAAGATAAATGAAGCCGTGTTCCTCACAGGACGATCTCCAAGTACTTCTTGTTCTCTATTGTTAACGAGCTGTCATTTAAAACCAAAGGTCTACAGAGTAGAAGTTCTGAAAAGGTGGGTTCAATAGCTAGGAGAAGGGTTCAGAGTTGTAGGAAACATAAGCACGTCAATTTGTCAATATCTGTTCTTACAACattaaaaaaaggtcgtacccagtgcacaaggctcccgctttacgcaaggtctgggagaggtgaatgtcggctagccttacccccatttatgaagaggctgctcccaagtctcgaacccgagacctaccgctcatagccttacccccatttatgaagaggctgTTCTTACaacattaatataaacaaaatataaaatatggcATTTAAGTACAACTGTTCGCGTCTaacaaaagaaagagaacacatGGGTAttgcaaaaatgaagaaaatgccTTAAATGATGCCGTTTAAGTTTATAATgaacaagagaaagaaaaaaacaaaggtaAAGATTACAGCATACTCATTCATGATCTTGAGGATGTTATCTCGAGTTTGGCAGAAGAGGTTGACGTTCTCCTGTATCTGAAAAagaacaggaaaaaaaaaagcccactCCAGTTACCAAAGCGCCAACAACGTATCTACGGGGGGGCATTATCACCAAGATATTACATCATCTTTTTGGACAAGTCCTATCTTAAAAGTATGCATAAATTGTTTATAtgccaataataaaatgaaagGTCAAAAGATTTTTAAAGCGAGTAATGAACAGTGAGGTCAaacaaattatgatttttaaagacaaaaacatgaaatgatCCTGCGATTCATCAACCACATCACTGAGCCATCCATTAGAAACAATAGGAATACACGGATCAAAAAGTTGTAGGTTAAAGGACTCAAATATAACATTAAGGAGAAAACTGATGTAGATTTCTAGAGTTTTGGCATCTCTTTGGCCATTGGTGTCATCAGAATTTAGGGAAAGCACAGTTCTGCTGTATCTTCAGATTGAAGTCCagcaatttcttaattttctgttGATGTCAGGGATGTCTTGCTCCGTTTTGGTTGACTaatggttttggtttttaatctttttttttgctTTACAGGACATCTTGAcaattgtcttgtttccctaaaaataaataaataaatttgaggCCAAGGAAAAATAAATGCAATTAACACATACAATTACTTGGCGTTCTGTTGATTATCATCACCATGCATAAACGGCATGTGCTTTAGAAACCTTTTGGCTTTGAGATTTCTGATACCATCAGGAGTTCGGATAAAATAATAGCTAACATGACAGGAAATAAATAATTCCATGACAGATCTCCACCTGGAAAGCTGCAAGGTTTGctgaaatttgattcaaggcTTGGGCATTTTGCTCCAGAAGCTCTCCTGCAATACCGCCAATGGCTGAAAACAGAACAAGCAAATATTAACAAGTCATCGCAAAAATACATTTCAAAGAAGAAGCTCTAGAAATTAGAAACCAAAAACTTCTTAATTGGAAAGCGAACAACCAGCAGTCCATATCTGTAACATCAACACCACTCAACTGCAAATACGTAGAATTAATGTACGTACTTAATTTAACTTGAACGAAAAATTTGACTtgactattattattattattattattattattaaaattatgaCAGAAGCGTTCAGGTTATACTTGCACATACCAAGGTCTATATCTTAGAAAGACACCCATCTCCTCCTCAAAGACATGAAAGGGGTATGCAGAATACATCCCAACTAgctgtttcatatattttgcttTGCCTTCCCACAAATAAAAATGTAAGAACCACGGCTCCAATTTTATATTTAGTCTAAATGGCTATCAAAGTCCATAGGTGCAAACACCGCCCCCACTCCGCCAAGCCCAAAGAAACTTAATTGACATATAGTGAGCAACTCAAACTAATAAGTAGAGGTTCATAAGGAAATCAGAGAAAGCACCATTTTTTAGGCATTAATATTTGGGTTTGGTTGAATTCCTTTTTATGATAATCACAATACATTCAGCAATAATTCTTTCTTGTGTGGGATATGGATTTAGAAAACAACGCCAAAAGTATGTGAACCTCTGCAGAATAAATAGAGAGCATATATCTCGACCTTTGTATGGGATACCATCATCGTTGTCCATAGTAATCATTGGGGGAGCATAGGGAGCAACATTAGGCCGGGCAGCAAAGTGAGATGGCTTTGCTGAAGTATCATTTACTCTCTCCTGAAAATCAAATGCAAAGATattcaatgaggactttggcaCAGAAAAAACAGGTATGCAAACTTTAATTTCAGGGAAAATGATGCAACATTATATACGCAATGTCATGTTTAACAAAGAACGAATTGGGGATAATCCACGACCAAAAcaagatgaagaaaaaagacTTCTCACAGCTCCTCACTTTTTCTTATAAAGTGAGAGCACAAAGAAATACAGTACTTGGGCTGGAGAAAACACTACGTTCTGTTAAGAGCACTGAGTAATTGTTTGAAATGAGTTGTGAGGCAATTAAAAATCTAATAGCACAACTGCTGCAAAAAAAGTTCCAAAATCCTGTTTATCAGTTTTTGAtccaaaaatgttttgaaattcATTTTATCTGGCCGTGTAAGTTTGTAGTTTTTCAAGATGTTGCTAGGACATTGCAAAATGTGTTGTATCTGCTTTCTTCCTCTATAGAAATATAGTAAATTATCTGTGTATCTGTACAATCTCAATTTTAACTTGATTTCATAAGTAGATTGCTAATAAAAGAGTGTCATTTTACCAGTCTTCCATTTGCTTATATATgcaagtaaagaaaacaaaaaaaaattctcttggTCTATCAGACTAGTCTATCAATTAGCAAAATTTGGGCTTTGTTAGCGTTGTTGCAATCTTGTTCTTTGggctttgttagtgttgttacAATATTGTTCTTATATTTATGCTACATTAGGGATATTATTGTAATATCTCATTTCATGGTATTTGGATGTCTTTCCCCTTTTATGCTGATTGCTGATTGAATATGAATGTTTGGAGATGCTTTTAGCAAACcaaaacaatattatagtgtttgCTTGAAACAGGCAGAAAATCGTGACAAGAACTGAGTGCTCACAAACAATACCTAACGAACAGGTGCGATTTCATAAAGACTACCAGTTCTATGTATTAGTAACAAAAGTGAGGTACTGAATAAAATGCTTCAGCACCACATATGATGTACAAATACAGTTCCCGAGCAAAGCTGCTGATTAACCCCAATCCTATTCTCTCCCTATCTCTTCTCCTTCTATTCACAGGTAACCCGATTCTCGCAATCCACAACTTAACATGGTATCACTAGATCCTGAGCTCAAAACTCTGCAACTACAATTTCCgcattcattttaattcactaCACTAGGCTCTCTAGCGGCGGAAAGAGGAACAAATGAAGGCAGCTTTAGAACATAAAACAATTGTTAGCCAGCATACTTATAGTTTAATTTGAGGAACAGTAGCAAACCAACAAGATTTCTCAAACTTACACAGCAATTAATAACCTTTATGCTCCTAAGAAGGGACAAAAAGCATAAAAGAAGCTTAGATGCAAAACTGTAATCGGGCAACATTTTATACTTTACTGGAGAAATAGATAAGGACTGGTACGACTATAAAACATTGAAGGCAAAGGCGAATAGGCAATACACCAGTCCTCCactaggtcgtacccagtgcacaaggctcccactTTACACCAGTCCTCCACTACCAAGCTAAAATTGTTACAGGCTTGAAATCAGATAAAAAGTTTCCAAGACCACCATAACCTCAGAAGAGCTACTATACATGGCTTTCTAGATGCAAGAATGATGTATATCACCACTTCAGCATACCATTAATGAAACGTGGTAAATAGGACTGGAAtcaccagagagagagagagagagagagagagagagagagagagagattaaatCCAAAACGCCTTGATCCTATGTTTAGATGAGGGATGAACGAGCTTTAGACTCGATCGTTAAGAATGCACTATAAAAATACTACCAATGAACTACTCAAGCACTACAAAGCTACTACTAAAACACTAAAATGCACTACAATGACATTACACAAAGGAATTTCAAATGAGACCTTTCAAGGTGTTATGCCATTTGAGAGTTCTCCCAAATGTAGTGCATCTAGTCAGTTCAAGTCCGTCTATCTAATTTCTGTAGTTCCCCCCTAACAAATTTAGCCTAAGTTCCATAGGCCCTTGAAGTCCCTCATCCAAACGCACCACAAGGCTTATTAAGTGATTTGCACAaatttacaagtaaagaaacTAACTGATAGGGAACTAATGTGAATAAATGACAAACATTCTGTCAGAGGGACATGACAAATTAGAATATTTCACACAACATACAGAAACAGATATGTATTATAGACAAACCAAAAAGCTAAAAAGAAGAGCATAATCAACCCCTATTTTAATGCGCATGAGCCTCAGGTCAAGTGTTATAGGATGGAAAGGGTGAGAGTACAGATTGTACCTTTTTATCCTTGCTTTTCCTTGTTAAGTTATGttcttccttccttctcttGCTGATTTCCTTTTTCTGGGAAGTAAGTGAaccatgaaaacaatcaaaatatAGTTTCAAAGTTCTACCCAAAAAAAAGTACAGATTAAAGATGGTAAAGAATATTTCAAACAGATGCTAGCTTCAGTAACATGATGTATTTGCATTATTTTGCTAGTTTATACCTAAAAGCTACAGGTATCAATGCGTCTCACAAGTCACAGTAGATATAATAGGGATAGTACTTTATGAAATGGTAAGGGGATAAGCTTCAACAACTAGCAGTCTACCATACAACTTGAGAGCAGCCACTCCATGTACAAAGGCCCAAGAGAGGCCTTATGTCACAAAGATAATGACCAAGAGTAAGTATTGTATGTCTTATTTAAGCAAATTTCAAATATAATGTTAACAAGTAATTTCACTAGGCTATTCACATGTTTTCAAACTTCCAAACAAAATATAGTAGTTAATAGTTATATCAACATGAGTAAAACCTACAAGCCCAAACCCACAAACATTTGAAGTCTTCAAGAGCAAAGGGCAGGAAATAAGGGTAATGAAGCTTACAGTCATCCATCTGCAACGTAAAGCGACATCTCGGACAGTCTTATTCTGCAGCTGCATGGCTATCTTTGCATACCGGATTATGTTTGATTCGGTAGGATATCTGCAAGAGAAAATACAAAGGC encodes:
- the LOC103432760 gene encoding uncharacterized protein; this translates as MANPSGNHQEPSHASSSFNGTNPSNGNSVPVSAPESSGAAMAMKHNPGISMDWSAEEQAILEDGLAKYPTESNIIRYAKIAMQLQNKTVRDVALRCRWMTKKEISKRRKEEHNLTRKSKDKKERVNDTSAKPSHFAARPNVAPYAPPMITMDNDDGIPYKAIGGIAGELLEQNAQALNQISANLAAFQIQENVNLFCQTRDNILKIMNDLNDMPDVMKQMPPLPVKMNEELASHVGIPPHQMQS